The Deltaproteobacteria bacterium genome contains the following window.
TACCCGACCTCGCACAGCCAGAAGCGATCGAGGAATGCGAGGTTCTGGCGGAGCGTTCCCTGGTAGAGGCCAGTCTCGTCAGAACCCCCGTTGGTGTTCGCGGTGGCAGCAAAGCGGAACATGGGGTGCGGCCTTATGAGTTCCCCGCCGTTCTCCGGGATGCACAGGGGCTCCCCATCGAGAATCCCGTTCAGGCCCGTGGCGGTGGCAGGTTCCAGTAAGTCGACCTCGTTGAGCAACAAAAGCCCCCCAAAACGCAGAGCTAAAGCCAGTGGGCCGTACTGGAACTCCATATTGCCGTCGCGAACGGACAGATGTCCGACCAGATCCGGGAATTCCAGACGGCTGTGCCCGGTGACCTCAAAGACCGGGTAGTTCAGGCGTGCGGCCAGCTGCTTGATGAGGCTCGTCTTGCCGCTGCCTGTGGGGCCAAAGACGTACAGGGGGTCCGATGAGTTCATAAGCCAGACGATTACGTCCCGGCTGGTTTCGTGAAAGATGTAGTCCGGATCGGGAGTGGGTGTGTAGCTACAGGGCCCGGAGTATCCGGCAATCGTTTTACCAGAAGGTGTGGCGCTGAAAACACTCCCGGCGTCCAGGTCAAGAGGTTGGAGATTGTCCAATTCAGAATGCATAGTGGTATTCATGTGTGTCTCCTGTAAAAGCCCGGTCCGCTCTTGAGAGGAGCCGGGCTTTAGCGTTTGGGCATCAGGCCGCTGCCCTGCGCATGTGTTTAAGTACAGTCGAAAGCCGAGCTTGATTTGAGCTGAAACCTTTCCGCTGCCAGCGTTTCCAAAGATAGGCGACCGTGTGAACAATGGTACTGATCGGGGTGAGCA
Protein-coding sequences here:
- a CDS encoding AAA family ATPase, whose translation is MHSELDNLQPLDLDAGSVFSATPSGKTIAGYSGPCSYTPTPDPDYIFHETSRDVIVWLMNSSDPLYVFGPTGSGKTSLIKQLAARLNYPVFEVTGHSRLEFPDLVGHLSVRDGNMEFQYGPLALALRFGGLLLLNEVDLLEPATATGLNGILDGEPLCIPENGGELIRPHPMFRFAATANTNGGSDETGLYQGTLRQNLAFLDRFWLCEVGYPAKNAEETLLARHAPKLPDTIRRKMVEYAGEIRKLFMGEAGATGSSIEVTFSTRTLLRWADLTVRFQPLSRQGVQPVTYALDRALGFRATRETRAVLHELAQRMFPQSLGE